Genomic window (Gasterosteus aculeatus chromosome 1, fGasAcu3.hap1.1, whole genome shotgun sequence):
tatatatctatatacctGTTCTTCTGTCCCTAGTTCTAAGCTAGCAAGTTTCCGCTAGCACGTCAGTGTTTAGCGACACCGATATCTTACGGGAAAAAGAGGCAGTCCTGTAACTATTGGCGGTCCAGAGACTGTCATAATCCGAGTCCTCTGACTGGTCAGAACCAGGCAGGTTGCCGGGGACAACAGCGACGGTGAGGCTGGAGTCAGCGAGCACGTGGTTGTGCATGAGGTCAGTCCCTTGCCAGGCTGTGCCAGCAATAGACAAGGTTTGAACCAACCAAATTGAATGTCGGGAGGAGGGAAAGGGTAAACCATATGGGAGTTGTaaacggtaaaaaaaataaaataaaattgggAACCAATGcaggaataaaaaagcaaacaGGATGTGTGATAAATTAAGTCAGACAAACATTCATAACAAAAGTAGGACGATGAAGCCAAACATACGAGTTGTTAGTAAAAAATCAGGATGGACGAgtaaaggagaggaggggcagacataaaaacagaagagagagaaagacataGTTAGAGCAGAGAACAAATGCTGGCTAGCAACAAGACAAGTGTTAGTACGCcaatgtgtgtctctctgtgcgagtgtgtgtgtgtgtgtgtgtgtacactcacTGGAGTTGAGCGTCTGTCGTGTCTTGGCGCTGGTACAATAAGCCTCGATCACTTTCAGTATCTGAGCGTCCTCCTCTAGAGCGGCTGTACCTGAGAGAcacgtatatatgtatgttgAATCAAACCACGTTTTTGGAACTAGATCGGATCAGATGCAAGGACGCATAAACTCAGTTTTATTTAAGTCTATCGTGACCAATCATTGAGTAACAAATGTctaagtaaatatatatatatatatatatatatatatataaggatACATTGAAGTAACAGAAGCCTATATGAAGGTAATAGAGACACCTGAGTACCATGTGGCACAGATTGAATTAAAGaaccatttttcatttaatgggCTCCTTTGTCCTTCACCATCGGAGGGAAGTACTGCCGAGCTCCATGCTTACTTTTTCGGACAGTGAAGTCCTCCTCTGAAGGTTTCCTGTCTGGCTTCCTCTTCGGCAAAAGCTTCTTCATGTTCTTAGGACTCTTATTTAAATCCTATGAACAAACGGCACGGATAATATGTTAAGCAGGAATGCAGCTCCAATTCCAATTCAACCGGACTCAGAAAAGTATCACGTATCGGTGAACCTAAAGACCTTTGGACTCCCATCATCCACTCAACACGTTTCAGTATCTGTGCACGTCACCTCCTTCATGCAGAGAGCCGCCGAGGGCCGGAGTGGCGGAGCAGGGCGGAGGCAGCTCAGGCTCCAGGGCTTCGGGGTGTTCGGCGGCTCCAGTGCCCCCCACGAAGGGCTGCAGCCCAGGGCCGCCCCAAACGACGGCGGATGAGGGAGGGTGTGGTACGCGTGTCCGATGCTCCCGCCCCGAGACTCCGAGTGCCGGGACGGAGCGGCGGGCTGAGGAGGTAACTGGGAGGAGCGGAGAAGAGGTCACaggggagcgggaggaggaacAGGGCCCACGTCAAGCGGACCGACGGTGACTCACCGTGTGACAGACGGACTGAGGCTTTTgtaggtgtgcgtgcgtggctggagtgtgtgtgtgttgggtgagAAGGTCCAGCCACTCCTGTAGGTCGTGCTGAGTGTTACAGGCCACCTGCATCCGATCACACTGACtacctgaaaaacaacaacacacacgcatgcgcacacaaacacacacgcgcgcgcgagAGTCAGGCTGATGTTGTTTCAGACAATATGAACAATGAGAAAGCGAAATGAGAGGAAGGGCTGACCGGAAATTTCAAAAGCATTCCTCAGGTTTTCTCCGTCTTCTATTCTGGAGATGAGCATCCCTGACAGTGGCAGCCTTCCCtttagacacacgcacacacttttaaACAAGTGGAATGAGGAGACAGAAATCCTGATTCAGGTTCACACATACCTGGTAGATAAACCCACTCATCCTCAGGCTGGCAGAGAGTACGAGCAGAGTGTGAGGGAAGAGGACGAGGTAGCGTTCATTTGACTCCTGGAAAACCACAGCAAAGAAACGCCTTTAACTTTGTCCTTTCAGTTTTCTGGAACCTCTGAGCGCGTTCACGCCTGGACGTCGGAGTCGGTACCTGACAGTCCTGCGTATGGACTGTAGAATGGGACATGTGGATGACGGGCCCGAGAGTTCTGATGTCGTCCCCCTCCCAGTTTCTGATTGGCTCCGTTAAAATCTGCAACTCCagatccttcttcttcctcacctCCTGACACTGAGCctgaacacatacacacacacacaagcattcaAAAGGCACCAAAACGCACAAGAACTCGAATCAATACAGTTTGTTTGTTCGTTCGGCGTTTTAGTTATCGGCCGTAACGGTAAAGAGACTTGACTTGACTGATGTGAGGAATACTGAGGAGAACATTTACACTTTTAACGCTTTTTAAGAACTGCAAAGTCTAATGAGTGTGTGAATCTTACTGCAAAGTTTTTAAAGTCCATCATGGCAGCAACGAGATCGGCCCTGTCAGGGTGTTGGTCCTGAgacaagagaaaaaagaaaacatagaaACAGAATGTTTTCTTCCCCCATTTATCATAGACGTTTAAGTTTAGGAGAAAGATGAACGATAACACAGAGGGACGGGTAGCTCACCTCCATGTGCCGGTCCAGTTCTTTCAGCAGCGTTGGGTACCGCTCCAGCCTGGTGAAGGGTTTACTCAGACTGGTGGTCAGAGTCAGGATCCCGGGAGTGGGCGACCCCTTTGCCTCCATGTACTGCCCCAGCTCCTCACTgtgatgcacacaaacacacacgataCAGTAACGCACCTCAGGAACCGACAGGTGCAAAAGAACCCGTCTCTGACTGTACCTGTGTTGAATGAGTACATTGACAGCAGATGGGTGGTTGGAGCAGTAGGCCACATAGAGGAGCTTCATCTGGGGCATCAGATTGAGGAAGAAGCCCCCGatcctctgctgcttctctgAGAGTCTGCACGGACACATGACAATCATGACCTCTGTCGGCATTCAATTACGCAACACAATACAGATTAGAGTGAGTAATTAATGTAACACAGAGGTCAAATTAAGTTTAAATCATAAACATCTGTAATCTCCAAACAGGGAACAACATTCACCTAAAAGGCTGCATTCAAGATCGTAAAAGTATTCAAGAATGTAAAAGTTGCAACAAACATTGAATGATTAACCAAACCATCCAAATAGCAGTTGGCCAGTTTTCTCAGTTGGTATCTGAGATTATGAGATTATAATTGCACATTCTACACATATGAATCTTCTCGACCCCATTAAAAAGACATACTCTCTGTATGGTCTATTGACTGCATCAGTACAGGACTCAAGACACGTACATCAGTCTACCACTAGATGTCTCTGGAGCTCTTATAACTGCCATTAGTAAACTCCACTGACATGGTTTGGTTTGATATCCCGTTACGGCAGGAACCAAATGTCTTCTTTTGACTCAAAGGCAAACTGTATTAAAGATTGTGtcgtaaaacaaagaaaagccaCAAATGCAATATTAACCATCCTCTCAACATTTACGTAAGCCAAATTAAAACACCTACATCATTGTGGAAATACAGATCTTCTAGTGGTAAAAGTAAACTGTTAATACAACTGACTTCTATAAATATTTCCACAAGATTACAGCAATGCATTATGAATCCAGTTATCGTATCGTATGTTCACACTACGTAATGCACTGACTTTGTATGCTCCTCCAAGGACTGAACCAGCATCTGCTGGAAGGTCGAGATCTCCTCCAGATTTCCCTGAATGTGACTGATGTCTACGCTGCTGACTCTGTAACACGGAGAGGAGACATGGATCACTGACATTTTCAATACACGGCTAgcataaataaatcattataCTTGAGCTCTAATATAAAAGGATACTAAGATGgttgtaaaatatttatttctacaatataggacagaggacacatccagtatatatataatatcaatGTTATATTCCGTAAAATGAGATATAATATTGGTATTGCAATAGACATCctggcgtctgtgtgtgtgtgtgtgggggggtgtcgCTTCCTCGAACTTCTGACTCATTTGGAACAAAcaataaacagtgtgtaaataactGCACCTCTCTGTGGGGTGAAGGGAGCGCAGGTATGAACCCAGGAGACTCTGGAGCTCCCTCGAATATTCCCTCTCCGCTTCTAGGATGTTCTGCAGGACCTGAAGGAGACGTTTGTATTAAATACAGCGAGTGACAGGAGGAGAAAGTAATGGGAAAGGACTGGAGAGCAGATTTAAAATAGCAGCACTGTTAGATTTGACCCATGACTCATATATCGTAGGTGACAATATCACTCTTAGTGCACCAGGTGTGCTCTGCAACTTCTCGAGGCTACGATGGGCCTTTTTCGCTATTTCCTGACGTTTAGTTGAGAAAATAACTGAAAAGTTCCCAGTGAAGGATGAAACAGAGCCAATCAAACACTGCAGCAAGTAGTAGTTGTTTCCCTCAATTCCCTCAATTCTGGACCACCAGTTATGCATTCATAACGTTttgtttattaattatttttcagAAATCGCACAAGAGTGGATGCCAGAATGCCAACAGTATGTGCAAAACTTTGGTATTTGTGGTCTTAATCAAACCACACTCAAACCTAAAGAGCCCAAAGCCTACGTCGTCTGCTCACACAATCCTCTGCTCCGTCCATTAGGAGAAAGATAAGAACTATTTTATTTATATCttctttttcccatttttatcCGGGAACCGCTCGCACTTCAGGCGAGGTCTGTGAGCGGGAGGCTCAGGTACCAAAGAAGGACGGTCTAAAGAGACTTTCGCAGCCTGCTGcattattaacacacacacacacatacaagccaACCCCGGGGCAAGGCTGCCCCAGAAACCAGTGGGATGGAAGAAATAACCTACATTACATCTGCTGCACTCTCACACAAGGGCAACATTCAGGCTCCACACgagtcgacacacacacacacacacgcgcattaATTGGATGTGTGGGGGGAAAATGATTGATTGTACAGAGGCAAGCACACATGAGGACTATTTGTTCGTTTGGGTCACTCGGTCAGTCCAACCAgaggacaacaaagaagatttttcttttttcttacttATTATTTCTGATGATGAGATCTTTAGAATTTATTACCCAGAAGTCTAAAAACACGCATCCTCAAGTACAACAATTCTAAATTCAAAGTAGTAATTATGTTCCTAACTCTCAACTGCTCTGGTAGACTAGAGGGTGTGGGAATGGAGGACCGTTTGgactctcactctcacacacacacaggcgatgCTCACCACGTTGTAGTAGGTCTTACTGATGATAGTGGTGTCGAACCCTTTGGGGGGGCTTTTCAGGGCGCCAGACTTTGGCTTGTCTAATGTCTTGTCTATAACCCAAGAAAAGAGGGGGACAAATAAGCAAGTTATTATGACAATATAATACAAAGTTACAATAAAGAGTCAATAGGTATTCTACAAAATGTAGGACAACCAATGATTAAACACttttccacaaatttccacAATTTCAATGTCCGGTTTATTCCTACAACATTGGACGGCCAGTAATAGCGCATGCTGTCATATCCTTCAGTTCACAATTGTACTTTGGAGACATTACAGCATGTAGCCAGAAGCCCAATAAGCATTACTGGGGGTTGTTATGGTGATTTATGTCACTATGTCGAGATAACAGGCACATCGAGCACACACAATTCATCGCCATCATGGCCGCGTGTCCCTCCACTGCGAGCAGTCTCTCTCTTATTTGTAAAGCAGCTGCCTCCGACCGTGTGCATCTGCTGCCCTTCCTCAGCGCGCTGTTATCATGATCCTTGTTTTCTGCTGCAAGCATTAAGTCAGGAAGTTCCTTTCCATACAACCGGcccttcctgtctttgtgtgcgtgcggagcttccttcctccctcgctgCCTTTTCGCCCTCAGAGAAGCAACACAGTTAAAACACCAGGAAGGTTTTGGCTCTCACATGCACATGGATCAAGAAAGTCAGATGAACACAGGTTTTCTAAATTGACCTCATAATTCTGGGGGAAATTCCGCTGTCCTAGGTGTAAAATAAGAGCAGGCTTTAAAGCCTAAAAGGTTGTGACCTTTCAGTGACAACACGAACCAAGTCCCTCAAGTCTGCCAATCAGCAAACATGAGCAAGTTTGTGAATACACTTTTGTGCcagaaagataaaaataaataaaggaataaaaacaagCCATAAATGATGCAGAACATCCAAAGCAAACGGAGCTTTACGCACCGCTTCCTTTCAGCTCCCGCACATAGTTACTGGGGAACCACCCGGAGCGGCCGTTGAACGAGCCCTCCcaccagcccccctcctcctgccggCTCACGCTGATGATGTCGCCCTTGGAGAAAGAGAGTTCGTCCTCGTTGGTCTGCTGGAAAGTAAAGCGCGCCCTGAACAGCACGTGGCCACACGCGCTGCCCTCCGACATGTCCTGAGGAGACAAAAGAAGACGCGGCTCAATGTGGAGAACGTGCACAAGGACTAACCCCTGGCGTTCTAACCCCAGACGGCGTTTGGCTACTGACGTTACTCAGATGTGTCGTTGCCGTCGCCGTGGTTACTCACCAGGCTGCGGTACTGCGGCTGCAGCACTTTGGAGGAGCGACTCTGAGTGTTCAGAGAGTCAAAGGACTTGATCCTCAAGTGTGAGGCGGGCGGCACGAACACACTGTCTTCAGAAACACCAAAATCTGCAGTGTTTCAATGGATGGAGTTAAACAATTAGAAGACATACTAACAATTAAACTAAAGCGCATTCATTAACATATTGTCACTTCATACAGTGTAGAGTTAAAAGGACATTATAACATTTAATACTACCACCTACACTACTAGAACTGTTTTCAATAATTATATTACAGTCTATTAATCTCATAGTGCACTTATACAAACTGAAGAGAGGGAGCAAAGGAGAAGAAAATTAGAAGATTACAGACGTGAAAGGTTTTCCTCGTAAAAACACACTGATCTCACCTTCGGTGGCTTTGTTGAGGGCAACCAAGGAGTTGAGGACCTTGGAGAAGTTCAGTCCCTGCAGGAGGTCATTCACCTCAAAAGGCTTAAggggagaaaacagaaaacaaaatatgcgattaatttgatttattttaaaaacagcaaaacagcaaacacatgcGCACATTCATAACGAACGCATAGACGACACACAGCTGCCctcatttctgtgtgttttggcttATTTACCTTCAATCGATTCCCATTAAGAATTTACATTATGAAAGCATACTTCAGACTGCAAATGAAGGAATGCTAAGGGCAGTGGGGGTTCGCTCCAACTGCAGTCTGGAGCAGGATTACTCAAAGTCTGAGCCTTGTAATCCcatcgtacacacacacacacacacacacgcacacacacacacacacacacagccataatCAAAGGCCCTAATCTTGTGTACACAACACACTGACTTCCACCAAGGTGTGAAGGTGGAGGCAACGTGCGCCTCAAAAACTTGTGAAACAAAAACTTCCTCTCAAATGAAATGCCAAAGTCCAAAAACTGAGGGCGGCAGGAAACATCGGAAAATCCTAATTCTAATTATTGACAGAGCAAGTCCCTTTAATCCAGCGATAAAACGTTGGCCATCTTTAAATGTAGCGCTCCTTCTAAGATCCCACTTGATTTGATCTACATCCTTGGGCTGATTAGTAGTCCGGGCAGTGAGGACCAGTTAACACACACTTCCATCGCTCCCACTGGCATTGGGCCCAGACGCAAAGAGAGGCGTTCCGTGGACTGCCGCAGTGGAAATGCTCCAGcgctttgggatttttttttcgtacacatttttagGTATTCAGCCGCAACGATAGCAAAAGGAGAAGGATATTATACCTCACTAATTGAGAAAGAAAGTGCAGTTGATATTGAAATAAAATAGCACTTTATTGATCCCTTGAAGAATTTGGTTGTACGGGACATAGTTGTTAAtaacatataatataataatatgtatatatatatataattaagtAAAGAATGACCTCAGCTGGCAAAATAAGACTGAGCACATCTCTTCCTGTACGTAGATTAGGAGCCCAGCATTATGAGGTGTCGGATTCCTTTCATTCTAAATAACATCTTATTTAACATGAAGATTATTTGGCCACCTTTAAGAACAAATTAGCATCACTGCTCCTGAGAATGTTCTTTCAGCAGATGACCGTCACATTGAACTCAATATAATAAAACCTGACATCTTCAATTCCCATTGAATAGTTTATCCAAGTTAAATAGAAATATCATCAGATGCAGTCTTGTTATACAAAACAGAGACAACATAATCCCAGCACGCTTTAAACGAACCCCTGTGATTGGAAATAGCTTACCTGATAACAGGGAGCGCTCGATTTAACGCGGCAGACACAACGCTCACAATCAATATCCCACCCGGTTAAGTTAACGCGATAGATTTAGGATCTGATTAATTGCTCGGCCCCGGTTAATGAAGTCGGGCCTCCACTGCACTCGTTCTGTCACTCCGTAATCCCGCTCTGCTGGACAGGAGGTCTGGCTCGGCGTCTGCCCGTCCGAGGAGTGTCGTGTGGGAGAATTATGGCGATGGAGGGCCTCGGCTGGCGCGTTTCTAATCAACGCGATGGGGAAATACACAGACTGGCTGGCGCGTGGCGTTACGTCATCCCACCCACCcacattttctttccattgCTCCCTTCGTCCACGGATTCGGGAGGTTGTTTCAATGCCATCGcgctcattacattacatgtctgCTTATCAGCCGCTGGGCTCGCAGGGGCATCGAAGGTGAATCTGGAGCGAAACCTTATTAAGAAAAAGGACTCCAGTCCGGGACTCCTGTGTGGTGGAATCTGCTCTTTTTCATTATGATTACATGTATCATaacaatgaatgtgtgtgtctgtgtgtgtgtatgcggtGTCATTTTCTCTGCACACCCCGCTATGGGGCCGGATATCAGCTGGCACGACCCACTGagtgcaaacacacattcatacacccTACTGCGTGTTTTTAAGCTCTGGTAACAATACAGATCATATTTGTGATAAAACTGATTAGCTGTATACTTCTTATCAGCTAATTCATTTCACATCTGAATTGTTAAAAAGATCCCGGGGTCAGGTGACGCTTTGCGCTCGAAAGATCTGAGATGACCATTTAAGATGATTTCCAAAACGAATGcaatgtcttttttgtttggCCCCCAATAATGTAAATTTAGCAAGAACAAAATTCAAATGCTAAAAAGCCAGGCAGCTGGCTCAGACGGTTGGAGCGAGATGCTCTCCACGCCAAGGTCACGGGGTCAAGGGTCAAACCGTCGCAGCAGTTCAACAAGTTCAAATGTCTGCAGCGCCCTGCTGCTCATGTGCAGATTCAGTGCAAACATCCAAGCTACGTCCGCCTTTGTTGACACCGCGCACGCCTTCCTAAACATCCAACAACTGGTCCAGTTTTGCACATCGCATAACGCTGGAGCACACTTTGCTCATAGGATCCTAAAAAGCAGGCTCGGCTGGGAAGGGAATGGTGCTGACCCGGAGAGAGCTTTAGGACTAAATATCCCAAATCACACACAAAACTTGGATGAAGCGCATACGTCATCAACTCCAACTTATAAACTCGTTATTAAGAAGGTCTCGTCAATCACCCGTTTGTATTCAACCATAAATGACATCAATGAGGTtagatatatagagatatagtCCAACAACTattgtaaaaacaaatgttccTCCCACAGTCGTATTGATTTATAGACGGCACAATACCTGCAGCTCGTGCCTTAACGGGAGTAACGGCTAAACATTAACAGCAGTGACGTCACTGACAAACAGCAGGACGCGTCCGTTTTTAGGTGgaataaaacattaatatgTCCGCGTTTGCTCGGTGCGAACTGTTTCCCAGGCCTCACACAGAGTACGTGCATTAATAAGGCGTCATAGGGAGTAAGTACGTTGATAAATAACGTTACATGTGACGTTAACTCACCTCCACACCGAAAGCAGCGCAGCCTTTAACGAACTCAGTGACGTTCCTCTGACACTCGCTTTCGCCCCTCGGTTCCTGGAAAAACTGCACACAAAAAGTTACTGAATTAGCCTTCAAATGGTCACACAAGATATGGGTAAACTGTTTATGCAGTTGTTAAGAGCTTTTTTCATCATGTAAACGACCTTTCTACGGGCGTAACCAGTCCACTTGTCACCTGCTGCTTACCAGTGttaagctagcgttagctcaaAGGAGACGACCTGAGCTTCCGgtatttattttcagaataaGGCGTTATGTACGTTGTCATATATGGTTGTGTTCCCAATTTTACTTTCTGTAAAAGCTGCATTAATCAGTATGTTATACAGTTATAAGTGCGATATTTAGTTGTCGTGGGCTAAAgtatcttttatttttcctttatcGTTCCCGTACTAATAATGGAATCATCTCAGTTTTTACATTATCTTCCAAATTTGTTGAAAGCCCAAAGAACAACTCAgctacaaatatatatatatatatatatatatatatatatatatatatatatatatatatatatatatatatatatatatatatatgatcgaCTTACAATGACTTATGATTGCGGTCACAAAAGCGGACTAGCTGTAGAGACACAGATGGAGACACTGCGGGATGAGGCCAATAATACAGTGTGCGCCGCGTAGCATCTGACCACTGCTGACCCGAGCTatgcctttattttgaaacaacCCTCTGTGTAGACTTGAAGCTAATAGAAGCTAATTTGATTGAGATATTACAGTGAAGCTGGTTAAGCCAAAAGAGGGGATGACATCGACAGACTTATGGtccattgtgtgtgcgtgtgtgtgtgtgtgtgtgtgtgtgtgtgtgtgtgtgtgtgtgtgtgtgtgtgtgtgtgtgtgtgtgtgtgtgtgtgtgtgagggagagagagacagaggggagagagagaggggggagagagagaagggtagGAGGCTACACCTCTACTACTGCAGGCTTGTACTGGTTTTGGTGACCAATGCGGACCAATTTGTGATGGAATAACCACTAACTGGTTTAATTTGCATTATTAGTATTACGCGCATATCATTTTACAAATGAATCTGAGCAGGGgtcaaatatcacatcatcatccatcctttgaaacatgaaaaaagacaaagggtAAAAAGAACACATAAAAGTGAGATAACACAAAACATGTTATTACTTACTATACTTTTAAAAGGCTCTTTACAACaatttaatattgaagtgtCTACAAAGTGCTCCCTTTacatttattaatattaaaGTGGAAAGACGTCAAAGAATGCGTCTAAATAGTTTATGGCGatgttttcattgcatttttatttaaagtcagATTGTAAATACAATTTCAACTCGCATGTTTTCTGAATGTTCATATAATACTCAGGTTTACGTGTGCACTGTCTGCAGCCTCCGGGCTTATTCCAATTAGCCTTTTATGTTACCCTGCATGTTTTCACCAATACCCCATTTATTTCCTAATGggttattgttttttcttgtttttcttcacccCGTGTCCCCCGATCCACTCACCTTGTCCACCGTGCCGGGTCTGAGTCGCTCCAGCAGCCGgcacagcacagctccatcctGCAGAGACGTCTGGAGGAAAGCCTCCGGATCAGAGATGCTTTTCTTGGGAGACTCCAGGACCCCCAGCGTTATGAGCCACGTTACCGTCTGTTCGGCCGAATTCATGGCCGGATCCTCCAATGTCCtacgcaaacaacaacaacaactactactacagcagcagcagcagcagagcagcgctGTCCTGTTGGTGGTCCGTCCAGAATGAGACGGAGGGGTCAGCCGGCCCCGCCTCGTTTGGACGTGGGCACGACGGAGGTGGTTCCTTCCCTTAACAGCTTCGCATCGTCCCTCactgcactctctctctctctctctctctctctctctctctctctctctctctctctctctctctctctctctctctctctctctctctctctcaccttggCACAGCTGTACAGCAGCATCAAGGGGCGCACTCTGAAACACGATTTCCTTTGgtggttttcaaaataaaagcacatacTTCCCGGCGAGGCAAATACATTTAGACAACGTACAGGAGGCCGTTATAAAGGCATgctatttcattaaaaaacggCATAAAAAGGATACACAAAATATGTtaagtgtgttttattgtctacAAAATCATtgtaaaatgaataatgaatcattCACGGTgtcatcacaggtcatttagcagacgctttcatccaaagggacttacattacactttaaacccatggctttttcacatttttgctcggggagcaattaggggttggatgtcttgctcagggacacttcgacatggaacatggggcagcctgaaCTCGAACCACCAACATTGTGctcaccttctctaacccctgcgccacgacaacgaCCTGTCATACTGTGTAGGATTATATATATTGTTACAATTCCAAGTGAAATCGGTGCattttctgaataaaaaaaaatagatatataaGTACCGTAAATATGAATACAATGTATGATTGAGTAATAGTCAATTTTGCAGAAACAGCTTATTTAATAGGAaagacattttgtatttctaaaTGGAAATGCGTGGATCAGCCTGTGGATCAACTCAGCGCTGCATACTAGAAATATTCAAATCCGAACATTGAACCAAATAGCCGCTTCCCAGCCAAAATAACCGAATGACTTTAGTCAGTAACGCAGcccttttactttgaaaacaaCCCCGTCTAGCTTCCGCTTTAACCCACGCTGGTATTGAGCAGTTTGACTCAGCACACCGCAGGACGGTCCCATCGATGACTAACCGGCTAATCGAACCTCATAGAAAATACAGGCGACGAGCCTCATTAAAGGAAGTCGGACACtgaaacaaattaaatgtatttaaagatgAATCTCTAATTCCAACATTAAAACCGCGCTACGCCAAACTctatttatattaaataaacatatttaagaTACGCGGCTGATTTGTCAGGAACATTTTGTTGTAAGAAAAATCTAATCAGTAAAAAAATGTCCTAATTAAAACGAGCGTTGCTTGGATACCAGTGACGTCATAAAAAGCGACTCGCCCGTGGGGCGAAGTTGTGCCAATGCACTGATGTATTCAATGAAGCATAATTTGCGTGTTAAAGTCGATTTCGTCCTGTGACCACGTGAGCGTGAGCGGGTCACAGGTCCTTCGGTGACTGACAGCATGTTATGACCTGTGTGTGATTGGCgtcgccctctgctggacaaGTTGGGTTACAGCTTTAGCTGATGACAAAGTGTCCACTTGACAGTGGTTTGTGAACTATATAATAGCTCAATGCAAATACCACAT
Coding sequences:
- the arhgef7b gene encoding rho guanine nucleotide exchange factor 7b isoform X2, which produces MNSAEQTVTWLITLGVLESPKKSISDPEAFLQTSLQDGAVLCRLLERLRPGTVDKFFQEPRGESECQRNVTEFVKGCAAFGVEPFEVNDLLQGLNFSKVLNSLVALNKATEDFGVSEDSVFVPPASHLRIKSFDSLNTQSRSSKVLQPQYRSLDMSEGSACGHVLFRARFTFQQTNEDELSFSKGDIISVSRQEEGGWWEGSFNGRSGWFPSNYVRELKGSDKTLDKPKSGALKSPPKGFDTTIISKTYYNVVLQNILEAEREYSRELQSLLGSYLRSLHPTERVSSVDISHIQGNLEEISTFQQMLVQSLEEHTKLSEKQQRIGGFFLNLMPQMKLLYVAYCSNHPSAVNVLIQHSEELGQYMEAKGSPTPGILTLTTSLSKPFTRLERYPTLLKELDRHMEDQHPDRADLVAAMMDFKNFAAQCQEVRKKKDLELQILTEPIRNWEGDDIRTLGPVIHMSHSTVHTQDCQESNERYLVLFPHTLLVLSASLRMSGFIYQGRLPLSGMLISRIEDGENLRNAFEISGSQCDRMQVACNTQHDLQEWLDLLTQHTHTPATHAHLQKPQSVCHTLPPQPAAPSRHSESRGGSIGHAYHTLPHPPSFGAALGCSPSWGALEPPNTPKPWSLSCLRPAPPLRPSAALCMKEDLNKSPKNMKKLLPKRKPDRKPSEEDFTVRKSTAALEEDAQILKVIEAYCTSAKTRQTLNSSSSRKEVHMLFPEEEKIIVEETRSNGQTVVEERSLVDTVYSLKDEIQGLKQDNKRMRRTLEEEQRARKELEKIVRRVLKDMNDPTWDETNL